In Spirochaetota bacterium, a single genomic region encodes these proteins:
- a CDS encoding HEPN domain-containing protein has protein sequence MVETTQGLDDIFNLIKSKFISFISNYKANNYRECVTALFYVAESLVRYVLATRGYFPVSHEGIQVLLAQHFIKPGTIKKDVYNYLTNLYIRKKDADYKGFVMFDRDDVITYWQ, from the coding sequence ATGGTTGAGACAACGCAGGGATTAGATGATATTTTTAATCTCATTAAAAGCAAATTTATAAGCTTTATAAGTAATTACAAAGCCAACAATTACAGAGAATGTGTTACAGCATTATTCTATGTTGCTGAGTCACTAGTGCGATATGTGCTTGCAACACGAGGATATTTTCCGGTTTCACATGAAGGAATACAGGTGTTGCTAGCCCAGCATTTTATCAAGCCTGGTACAATAAAAAAAGATGTGTATAATTATCTCACAAACCTGTATATACGAAAAAAAGATGCTGATTATAAGGGGTTTGTGATGTTTGATAGAGATGATGTAATCACTTATTGGCAGTAG
- a CDS encoding nucleotidyltransferase domain-containing protein yields MIRSKKLTPYEEQLISSFVEYISSFNQVTSVIVYGSRSKGQSNEYSDVDVAIVVEQTSDVKKLEKIIEQWNIDVSPEILLHFLVIDTNGLHTVAIGKEILEGDIVWLRQRRD; encoded by the coding sequence ATGATAAGAAGCAAAAAATTAACACCTTACGAGGAGCAATTAATTTCAAGCTTTGTTGAGTATATCAGTAGTTTTAATCAAGTGACAAGTGTTATTGTATATGGCTCACGAAGCAAAGGGCAAAGCAATGAATACAGTGATGTAGATGTAGCAATTGTTGTAGAACAAACATCAGATGTTAAAAAACTTGAGAAAATTATTGAGCAATGGAATATAGATGTTTCACCTGAGATACTTTTGCATTTCCTTGTTATAGATACAAATGGCCTGCATACGGTGGCAATAGGCAAAGAAATCCTGGAAGGTGATATCGTATGGTTGAGACAACGCAGGGATTAG
- a CDS encoding dihydroorotate dehydrogenase electron transfer subunit, protein MFTLIESKPVAYNHYLLTLQTDCLTSTPGQFINIKVNTATDPLIRRPFSIFDQTGNTLQIVVRVVGRGTQQIVNLQPGLIDCIGPFGKGFSIVKGKKALLVGGGVGNAPLYYLAKMLAAVHTQVTYIWGARSESDIFMLDSYKELSHTCIVTTDDGTYGIKGNPVEAAKDIVSKTAFDIVYTCGPEIMMKRLSHELSHLPIEASLERYFGCGIGLCFGCAVATKEGYKRACVDGPVFDAHSVLWDAP, encoded by the coding sequence ATGTTTACACTCATTGAATCAAAACCAGTGGCATATAACCATTATCTGCTCACACTGCAAACAGACTGCCTTACAAGTACTCCTGGACAATTTATCAACATCAAGGTGAACACAGCTACAGACCCGCTGATACGGCGTCCATTTTCAATCTTTGACCAAACCGGCAACACATTGCAGATTGTAGTGCGTGTAGTTGGCAGAGGTACACAGCAAATTGTAAACCTTCAGCCTGGATTAATAGATTGCATTGGTCCTTTTGGCAAAGGGTTTTCAATAGTTAAAGGTAAAAAGGCGCTTTTAGTAGGTGGCGGTGTGGGAAATGCTCCATTGTATTATTTAGCAAAAATGCTTGCTGCAGTACATACGCAGGTTACATATATCTGGGGAGCTCGCTCTGAGTCTGACATTTTTATGTTAGACAGTTACAAAGAGCTATCGCACACCTGCATTGTAACCACAGATGATGGCACCTACGGCATCAAGGGTAATCCCGTTGAAGCAGCAAAAGACATCGTAAGCAAAACTGCATTTGACATTGTGTACACCTGCGGTCCCGAAATCATGATGAAACGCCTTTCACATGAGCTATCGCACTTGCCTATTGAAGCTTCGCTAGAACGTTACTTTGGCTGTGGCATTGGCCTGTGCTTTGGATGCGCAGTGGCAACTAAAGAAGGCTATAAGCGTGCCTGTGTTGACGGCCCAGTGTTTGACGCACACTCCGTGCTATGGGATGCACCATAA
- a CDS encoding isochorismatase family protein translates to MDIQKFYITPDDTALFIIDVQDSLFNSMEYEMRKKVAKNVGILIELAKQYSLPIVLTEQYRKGLGPTIKELMDRLEGVVAYDKLAFDCMKDDTIREQVARIKRSNIILCGIETHICVLTTALSLLKNNYNVIIASDAVCSRRTHEWEMAIHALRQAGAIVYPTETISFMILERAGTEIFKKLSPLFK, encoded by the coding sequence ATGGATATTCAAAAATTTTATATTACACCTGATGACACTGCACTGTTTATCATTGATGTGCAGGACAGCTTGTTTAACTCAATGGAATATGAGATGCGCAAGAAAGTAGCTAAAAATGTAGGCATTCTTATTGAACTTGCAAAGCAGTACAGCTTGCCAATAGTGCTAACCGAGCAATACCGCAAGGGACTAGGTCCTACCATAAAAGAGTTGATGGATAGGCTTGAAGGTGTGGTAGCGTATGATAAGTTAGCATTTGACTGCATGAAGGACGATACCATCCGTGAGCAGGTTGCAAGGATAAAGCGCAGCAATATCATTTTATGTGGAATAGAAACCCACATCTGTGTGCTGACTACTGCGCTGTCACTGCTTAAAAATAATTACAATGTCATCATCGCATCAGATGCTGTGTGTTCACGCCGCACGCATGAATGGGAAATGGCAATCCATGCACTGAGGCAAGCAGGTGCAATAGTATATCCTACGGAAACAATTTCGTTTATGATTTTAGAAAGGGCAGGTACTGAAATTTTCAAGAAACTATCGCCCCTGTTTAAATAA
- a CDS encoding PBP1A family penicillin-binding protein: MRRYQLNRTFSKKSYSSTGDFFTRIVNFFEDIIYALELRFGNIRPILIGLVVGAIIAFIVILIIDFYKVRALAHYTPYQTTKIYDKNNVLIAEFFKEKREVVPLKRIPPYVVQAFIAMEDNEFYEHFGINPKGIVRAFFVNLVSGRVKQGGSTITQQLAKILLTSGERSIYRKVKEAFISLMIEMFYTKNEIMEMYLNQIFLGHGTYGVESAAKFYFGKHVWDLNLAECSLLATLPSAPNVLSPLKNPRLSMERHRVALAKMVDMGYITVQQAEKAYLDFWPDYLAYINDLPPTMTAWSSRVNKAPWFTEHIRRILVAKFGEKAVYEDGLTVYTTLDVDKQQCAQKLLKEAVEKQTVISRSLTFDNDEYISNRFADEVNLLNMMFGLPPIKESGSAEKRKFNRYMKDGLLWELQALNLITGLDSIEDILQQYFEGSWDQKEFMNVEGCLISINPTNGYVEAMVGGSDFTSTNQLNRVMQSRRQAGSAIKPLLYTAAIDSKKFTAATTIMDSPVLYLDLEGGDWIPENYEGEYYGLVTLRRALALSINVVSVRIADALGIDTVLDYFAKLLKISRNELKERVPRNFSIALGSFEVSPFELSRAYAIIANNGKNVIPYTIRYVQDKTGKIIYNPEEEIMAELAEQEKDGSIQIVPPEATRIVISLMQSVISSGTGRAAAIGRPVAGKTGTTSNFRDAWFVGFTPQLVTGIWMGYDGKGLSLGPGQSGGAVVAPVWGDYMSCALQKEPVLEFAAYGNITTAKVCAESGLLPSYYCKKVIDELFIPGTEPQEECSKCASGSTLPTTKLPHINVSEKQKEQILKKMKKKDEDILESIDNVIR; the protein is encoded by the coding sequence ATGCGGCGATACCAGTTGAACAGAACATTCAGTAAAAAATCATACTCTTCTACAGGTGATTTTTTTACACGCATTGTTAATTTTTTTGAGGATATTATATATGCACTGGAGTTGCGCTTTGGTAACATCCGACCGATACTTATTGGTCTTGTTGTGGGTGCCATCATAGCATTTATTGTTATTCTCATTATAGATTTTTATAAAGTGAGGGCACTTGCACATTACACCCCATATCAGACAACAAAGATATATGACAAGAATAACGTGCTAATAGCAGAATTTTTCAAAGAAAAGCGTGAAGTAGTACCTCTTAAACGAATACCACCGTATGTTGTGCAGGCATTCATTGCAATGGAAGATAATGAATTTTATGAGCACTTTGGGATAAATCCCAAAGGTATTGTGAGAGCTTTTTTTGTTAACCTTGTTTCGGGACGCGTTAAGCAGGGTGGAAGCACCATCACGCAACAGCTTGCCAAGATATTGCTTACATCAGGGGAGCGATCCATATACCGCAAGGTAAAGGAAGCATTTATTTCGCTCATGATTGAGATGTTTTACACAAAAAATGAGATTATGGAAATGTATCTCAATCAGATTTTTTTGGGGCATGGAACATACGGTGTTGAATCAGCAGCCAAATTTTATTTTGGCAAGCATGTGTGGGATTTAAATTTAGCTGAATGCAGCTTGCTTGCCACACTGCCGTCTGCTCCCAATGTACTATCGCCATTAAAAAATCCGCGCCTTTCAATGGAGCGCCACAGAGTAGCACTTGCCAAGATGGTAGATATGGGGTATATCACTGTGCAACAGGCTGAGAAGGCATATCTAGATTTTTGGCCGGATTATCTTGCCTACATTAACGATTTGCCACCAACCATGACTGCATGGTCATCGCGTGTGAACAAAGCGCCGTGGTTTACCGAGCACATACGCCGTATATTAGTTGCAAAGTTTGGTGAAAAGGCAGTGTACGAAGACGGGCTTACTGTGTACACTACGTTAGATGTTGATAAGCAGCAGTGTGCACAAAAGCTGTTGAAAGAGGCTGTAGAAAAGCAAACAGTTATATCGCGCAGCCTGACATTTGACAATGACGAGTACATATCAAACCGCTTTGCTGATGAAGTAAATTTATTGAATATGATGTTTGGGCTACCACCAATAAAAGAAAGCGGGTCAGCTGAAAAGCGCAAATTTAACCGGTATATGAAAGATGGCCTTCTGTGGGAACTGCAAGCCCTAAACTTAATAACAGGTCTTGATAGCATAGAAGATATTTTGCAGCAGTATTTTGAAGGCAGCTGGGATCAAAAGGAATTTATGAATGTGGAAGGCTGCCTTATTTCAATCAATCCAACAAATGGCTATGTTGAAGCAATGGTTGGCGGAAGCGATTTTACAAGCACCAATCAGCTTAACCGTGTAATGCAGTCAAGGCGGCAAGCTGGCTCGGCAATTAAACCGCTTTTGTACACTGCAGCAATTGATTCAAAAAAATTCACCGCAGCCACCACCATTATGGATTCGCCAGTTTTGTATCTTGACTTAGAAGGTGGGGACTGGATACCCGAGAATTACGAAGGTGAATATTACGGGCTTGTGACACTGCGGCGTGCACTTGCGTTGTCCATCAACGTTGTGTCGGTACGTATTGCTGATGCCTTAGGTATTGATACGGTGCTCGATTACTTTGCAAAATTATTGAAAATATCTCGCAATGAATTGAAAGAGAGAGTTCCACGCAATTTTTCTATTGCACTTGGTTCATTTGAGGTCAGTCCATTTGAGTTGTCGCGTGCATACGCTATTATTGCTAATAATGGAAAAAATGTTATTCCATACACAATACGCTATGTACAGGATAAAACTGGCAAAATCATTTATAATCCAGAAGAAGAAATTATGGCAGAACTTGCTGAGCAAGAAAAAGATGGCTCAATACAGATAGTGCCTCCTGAAGCAACACGTATAGTGATTAGCCTCATGCAATCAGTCATTTCATCAGGTACCGGACGGGCAGCTGCCATTGGAAGACCTGTTGCAGGCAAAACTGGTACTACCAGTAACTTTCGCGATGCATGGTTTGTAGGATTTACCCCGCAACTTGTCACCGGAATATGGATGGGATATGATGGCAAAGGGTTGTCGCTTGGGCCAGGGCAATCTGGTGGTGCGGTTGTTGCACCGGTGTGGGGTGATTATATGAGCTGTGCACTGCAAAAGGAGCCAGTGCTGGAGTTTGCTGCGTATGGGAATATTACTACTGCAAAAGTGTGCGCTGAATCAGGGCTATTGCCATCATATTATTGTAAAAAAGTAATTGATGAGCTTTTTATACCCGGCACCGAGCCACAGGAAGAGTGTAGCAAATGTGCAAGTGGCAGTACATTGCCCACAACAAAATTACCTCACATCAATGTATCTGAAAAGCAAAAGGAACAGATTTTAAAGAAAATGAAAAAAAAAGATGAAGATATACTTGAATCTATAGATAATGTAATACGGTGA
- the dapF gene encoding diaminopimelate epimerase, producing the protein MPFTKLHGIGNDYIYINAIQHPIKNPKKLAQAMSNRHFGVGADGLILILPSQKADFRMRMFNADGSEAEMCGNGIRAFAKYVYDHKLTKKTHISIETLAGIKYVQCTVKKGKVHTVTVDMGEPILLRDKIPMIGNPGTVIEEEIHVDGVKFAITAVSMGNPHVVIYVEDVKNFPVEKYGPMIENHELFPKRTNVEFVQIVNEKEVIQRTWERGSGETLACGTGASAVTVAGVLTKKTARKLKVHLSGGDLTIEWKEKDNHVYLTGPAEEVFEGVWP; encoded by the coding sequence ATACCTTTTACTAAACTCCATGGCATTGGCAACGATTATATTTACATAAACGCTATACAACATCCAATAAAAAATCCAAAGAAACTAGCACAAGCCATGAGCAACCGCCATTTTGGGGTTGGCGCTGATGGGCTGATTTTAATTTTGCCTTCTCAAAAGGCTGATTTCAGGATGCGCATGTTCAATGCTGACGGTAGCGAAGCCGAAATGTGTGGAAATGGAATCCGTGCATTTGCAAAATATGTGTACGATCATAAATTGACAAAAAAGACACATATATCCATTGAAACATTAGCCGGCATAAAATATGTACAGTGCACTGTGAAAAAAGGCAAAGTACACACTGTCACAGTGGATATGGGGGAACCAATACTTCTGCGTGATAAAATTCCCATGATTGGCAATCCCGGAACAGTTATAGAGGAAGAAATACATGTTGACGGTGTAAAATTTGCAATCACAGCAGTTTCCATGGGTAACCCGCATGTTGTAATATATGTTGAAGACGTTAAAAATTTTCCTGTGGAAAAATACGGGCCCATGATAGAAAATCATGAGCTTTTTCCCAAACGCACCAACGTTGAATTTGTACAGATAGTCAATGAAAAGGAAGTGATACAGCGAACATGGGAGCGTGGCAGTGGCGAAACACTAGCTTGCGGCACAGGAGCCTCGGCAGTGACGGTAGCGGGAGTTCTCACCAAGAAGACAGCACGAAAATTAAAAGTCCATCTTTCAGGTGGTGACCTTACAATAGAGTGGAAAGAAAAGGACAATCATGTGTATCTGACTGGCCCTGCTGAGGAAGTATTTGAAGGAGTATGGCCGTAA
- a CDS encoding N-acetylmuramoyl-L-alanine amidase: MKYPQHIAKCMVRCVIILLGSAIILLYVPGYSDNSITLPVKHISSYAYISEYDIRTLLPVQSSFDVILQRGKLMRGPRFTIYTVGMSVALAGDLLLRSDYPVTRVQGEVMIPLDIALPMIQSLMQSHVVSVLGNTIVIEKVAGVEEKQKETTPMPVTKDAIGFIVIDAGHGGKDPGAIGKGGIKEKVLTLQIAREVALQLQKKLPGIEVMMTRTTDKFLELGQRTEIANRLLKKGVNGIFISVHCNAAVVSKISGFETYFLSQNPSNEEARTTAVLENNVIVFESPEKRKRYSDVDFIEALMLTTQIQKESSMLAFAIQKGLDRNITEFKSKGVKKADFFVLRGCLMPSALVEVGYITNPKEKSYLTNKNYQKKLAYGITEGIVNFIDAYNTTILNK; the protein is encoded by the coding sequence ATGAAATATCCCCAACACATAGCCAAATGTATGGTGCGCTGTGTCATTATTCTTTTAGGTAGTGCTATTATACTTTTGTATGTGCCTGGTTATTCTGACAACAGCATCACACTGCCGGTAAAGCATATTTCCAGTTATGCATATATATCCGAATATGACATACGCACGCTTCTACCAGTGCAATCGTCATTTGATGTAATATTGCAGCGTGGCAAACTAATGCGTGGTCCACGATTTACCATTTACACTGTGGGCATGTCAGTTGCACTGGCTGGTGATTTGTTATTGCGCAGTGACTACCCTGTCACTCGTGTGCAGGGTGAAGTTATGATTCCTCTTGATATTGCGTTGCCAATGATACAAAGCCTTATGCAAAGTCATGTAGTTTCAGTACTGGGCAATACTATTGTCATTGAAAAGGTGGCGGGAGTTGAAGAAAAACAAAAAGAAACCACACCAATGCCAGTAACTAAAGATGCTATTGGATTTATTGTGATAGATGCAGGGCATGGAGGCAAAGATCCTGGAGCCATAGGCAAAGGTGGGATCAAAGAAAAAGTGCTCACACTACAAATTGCAAGGGAGGTTGCACTGCAACTTCAAAAAAAGCTGCCTGGCATTGAAGTGATGATGACCCGTACCACGGATAAATTTCTTGAATTAGGACAGCGCACCGAGATTGCAAACAGGCTACTTAAAAAAGGTGTCAATGGAATATTTATTAGCGTCCACTGCAACGCAGCAGTGGTAAGTAAAATCTCAGGTTTTGAAACGTATTTTCTATCACAGAATCCATCCAATGAGGAGGCGCGTACAACTGCTGTGCTTGAAAATAATGTCATTGTGTTTGAATCCCCTGAGAAGCGAAAGCGATACAGCGATGTTGATTTTATTGAAGCGCTTATGCTTACCACACAGATACAAAAGGAAAGTTCAATGCTTGCTTTCGCAATTCAAAAAGGCCTTGACAGAAATATTACTGAATTTAAATCCAAGGGTGTAAAAAAGGCTGATTTTTTTGTATTGCGCGGTTGCCTTATGCCGTCAGCTTTGGTTGAAGTTGGCTATATCACCAATCCAAAGGAAAAAAGTTATTTAACCAATAAAAATTACCAAAAAAAGCTTGCGTATGGAATAACTGAAGGCATTGTGAACTTTATTGATGCCTACAACACAACAATATTGAATAAATGA
- a CDS encoding CDP-alcohol phosphatidyltransferase family protein yields the protein MKITDLFEGRVATWSNLITVVRVILAPVVTGALYYEKTTGELWYGKLALAVYIIIAISDFIDGILARMLHQVSRLGQFLDPLADKCVIFVIATTLYFFRQFPLWMIIVILIRDIFHVIVGFYLFYKHDIQVRPSFAGKCMVVVMGVCGLIFIINPSTTIAGYTLQQISLLVVLLLVILSSVANWRIYSKIYFTGKR from the coding sequence ATGAAAATTACCGATTTATTTGAAGGGCGTGTGGCAACTTGGTCAAACTTAATAACGGTGGTGCGGGTAATTCTGGCACCTGTGGTTACGGGTGCGCTGTATTATGAAAAAACAACCGGTGAGCTGTGGTATGGTAAACTTGCACTTGCTGTCTATATAATAATTGCAATATCTGATTTTATTGATGGCATTCTGGCACGCATGCTTCATCAGGTATCACGGTTGGGACAATTTTTAGACCCACTAGCTGATAAATGTGTTATTTTCGTTATTGCAACCACACTCTATTTTTTCAGGCAATTCCCTTTGTGGATGATTATTGTTATCCTCATTCGCGATATTTTCCATGTTATTGTTGGTTTTTATCTTTTTTATAAGCATGATATTCAGGTACGGCCAAGCTTTGCTGGTAAATGTATGGTAGTTGTAATGGGAGTCTGCGGATTAATTTTTATTATTAACCCTTCCACTACCATAGCAGGATATACTTTGCAGCAGATTTCGTTGCTGGTGGTCTTGCTCTTGGTTATTCTATCATCAGTTGCTAACTGGCGAATATATTCCAAAATTTACTTTACAGGTAAGCGATAG
- a CDS encoding SH3 domain-containing protein, translated as MKKHYHIYFFMSIILIVTQCSKSNNDINITTKTPKAVVINDNTSVRIDPHIFSSRVTTVNKGTIVTIIDISKEKQWVGGQIDHWYKVKLSNSIKGWIFGSSLALQIDASDAAIERYVNSLWKKEAEIVRKDIAGKWWSVNKSGDFTEHALELYPDGSYKSYRKGTKGIEGSYSLNFRTSEVIFLDGTSFGKNLYFIKRGNSYQLSDGLQDTKLQFKKIAEYKDSMPNIAPETTVQDSQEGTLQNDSTENPNQ; from the coding sequence ATGAAGAAGCACTATCACATATATTTTTTTATGAGTATTATTCTCATTGTAACCCAGTGTAGTAAATCAAACAATGATATTAATATTACTACCAAAACACCAAAAGCCGTTGTGATAAACGACAATACATCAGTGCGTATCGATCCACATATCTTTTCATCAAGAGTAACAACCGTTAATAAAGGCACAATAGTTACAATAATTGATATTTCAAAAGAAAAGCAGTGGGTAGGCGGTCAAATAGATCATTGGTACAAAGTTAAGCTTTCTAATTCAATAAAGGGATGGATATTTGGTTCATCACTGGCATTACAAATAGATGCATCAGATGCTGCCATTGAACGCTACGTTAACAGCCTGTGGAAAAAAGAAGCTGAAATAGTACGAAAAGATATTGCTGGCAAATGGTGGAGTGTCAACAAAAGTGGTGATTTTACCGAACATGCCCTTGAACTGTATCCTGATGGGTCTTACAAATCATACAGGAAAGGCACCAAAGGAATTGAAGGGAGTTACTCACTTAATTTTAGGACAAGTGAAGTAATTTTTTTAGATGGCACAAGTTTTGGGAAAAATCTATATTTCATTAAACGGGGCAATTCATATCAGCTTTCCGATGGATTGCAGGATACAAAACTACAATTTAAAAAAATAGCCGAATATAAAGATTCAATGCCAAATATCGCTCCTGAAACAACCGTACAGGATTCACAGGAAGGTACACTTCAAAATGATAGCACAGAAAATCCGAATCAATAA
- a CDS encoding rRNA pseudouridine synthase gives MIAQKIRINKYCSLCGLGSRRKTEEIIKKGLIYINGHPMTDLSYQVDVANDIVMYKGRVITPVQQYHYLVLNKPKGYVTTTKDERNRPTVLQLIPEHYKAEGTFPVGRLDKDTQGLLLFTNDGELAYKLTHPRFKVPKTYQATLDRPLRDDHKIALEHGIELYGTYTLPATIIPVNDEWTIVTITITEGKKRQVRMMFAMLGYEVLDLIRIQYGPITLGNLPKGKYRVLSKQEIQKLKSAIN, from the coding sequence ATGATAGCACAGAAAATCCGAATCAATAAATACTGCTCATTGTGTGGATTGGGTTCACGTAGAAAAACTGAAGAAATTATAAAAAAAGGATTGATATACATCAATGGTCACCCCATGACCGACTTGTCCTATCAAGTTGATGTTGCCAACGACATTGTTATGTATAAAGGTAGGGTAATAACGCCTGTGCAGCAATATCACTATCTGGTACTCAATAAACCTAAAGGGTATGTTACCACAACAAAGGATGAGCGCAACCGCCCTACAGTATTGCAACTGATTCCCGAGCATTACAAGGCAGAAGGGACATTCCCAGTGGGCAGGCTTGATAAAGACACCCAAGGCTTGCTGCTATTTACCAATGATGGTGAGCTTGCTTATAAACTAACTCATCCACGCTTTAAAGTGCCAAAAACATACCAGGCAACGCTAGACCGCCCATTGCGTGATGACCATAAAATAGCACTAGAACATGGCATTGAACTGTATGGTACATATACACTCCCTGCAACAATTATTCCTGTCAATGATGAATGGACAATAGTTACCATAACAATCACTGAAGGGAAAAAGCGGCAGGTGCGTATGATGTTTGCAATGTTAGGATATGAGGTTTTAGACCTGATACGCATCCAATATGGACCCATTACACTTGGGAATCTGCCAAAAGGCAAATATAGGGTGCTTTCAAAACAAGAAATACAAAAATTAAAATCCGCAATCAATTAA
- a CDS encoding SPOR domain-containing protein yields MQNFDFYSNNKNPYLDYNAQDFGDYTLPQNYTAHTRSFSQKKAHRMLTIIIALIIMSFTAGLVVGIKFAGGQSKAIIDPHTKVALHNAAQKAKTLVQPQQKPQFSKSEYPYAIKIGNYFTKDEATALAEKLSKTGQRIIVSKNKDQYTVYAGPYTSLQDAKKSLKLITAQFKNGNFSNVIILKR; encoded by the coding sequence ATGCAGAACTTTGACTTTTACTCAAATAATAAAAATCCCTATTTAGACTATAATGCCCAGGATTTTGGCGATTATACTTTACCACAGAATTATACAGCACATACCAGGTCTTTTTCGCAGAAAAAAGCACACAGGATGCTTACAATAATTATCGCACTCATAATAATGTCATTTACCGCTGGACTTGTAGTAGGCATTAAATTTGCAGGTGGCCAAAGCAAGGCAATTATTGACCCTCATACTAAAGTAGCATTACACAATGCAGCACAAAAAGCAAAAACCTTAGTGCAGCCTCAACAAAAGCCGCAATTCTCAAAATCTGAATATCCCTATGCAATTAAAATAGGAAATTATTTTACAAAGGATGAGGCCACTGCGCTGGCAGAAAAATTGAGTAAAACAGGACAGCGTATTATTGTTTCTAAAAATAAAGACCAATACACTGTATATGCAGGTCCATATACCTCACTACAAGATGCAAAAAAATCATTGAAATTAATTACTGCACAATTCAAAAATGGCAACTTTAGTAATGTTATTATACTTAAACGCTGA
- a CDS encoding GNAT family N-acetyltransferase, with product MNVTIRKATSHDAEHILALISPYVKKGILLPRSKEEIENSSDSFTVAIAQKKIIGVISHYKYNNKLFEIRSLAVQSRYHHKGIGRQLVEYAVTDILLHHKDAKIFCLTYSPTFFKKAGFMTVAKETLPDKIWKDCQYCKHRDNCTETAMVYVTRSRS from the coding sequence ATGAATGTAACAATCCGAAAAGCTACCAGCCATGATGCAGAACATATTCTGGCATTGATTTCCCCCTATGTAAAAAAGGGCATTCTTCTGCCAAGGAGCAAAGAGGAAATTGAAAACAGCAGTGATTCTTTTACAGTTGCTATCGCCCAAAAAAAAATTATAGGTGTTATCTCCCATTACAAATATAACAACAAACTTTTTGAAATACGCTCTCTGGCAGTACAAAGCAGGTATCATCACAAAGGCATTGGCAGACAGCTTGTAGAGTATGCAGTTACTGATATTCTACTGCATCATAAAGATGCAAAGATTTTTTGCCTTACCTACTCACCTACTTTTTTTAAAAAAGCAGGATTTATGACAGTTGCTAAAGAAACGCTTCCGGATAAAATATGGAAAGATTGTCAGTATTGTAAGCATAGAGACAATTGTACTGAAACTGCAATGGTGTATGTAACGCGCTCAAGGAGTTGA